A genomic window from Pelagicoccus albus includes:
- the dusB gene encoding tRNA dihydrouridine synthase DusB: MKIGSLELESNLFLSPLAGYTNLPFRLTVKALGGLGLVTTDLVNARSLLEGRAVAYKMIATDVREQPMAVQLFGGVPEEMRDAAVIAEEKGAQSVDINMGCPVKKVVKTGSGSSMMKDQDKTRDLVKGMIEAVKIPVTAKMRLGWDSENITAPDLARTLEDVGVSAIFIHGRTRAQGFSGGVDLEGIRKVKEAVKTIPVIGNGDVTTPEAARIMLERTGCDGVSIGRGAFYNPWIFMQTRHHLDTGELMPDPTFEQRVELMREHLARMIEFYGELKGCIQFRKVAVWYAKRFGPSKFFKDRAVRLASMEHFEEIMADYRQWRLRFCDESGELQEKYRPVDPYSSITHGVPENQDAIKVPKGPVSNW, translated from the coding sequence ATGAAGATCGGAAGCCTAGAACTCGAATCGAATCTCTTTCTGTCGCCCTTGGCTGGCTACACGAATCTGCCGTTTCGCCTTACCGTTAAGGCGCTCGGGGGGCTCGGTCTGGTGACGACTGACTTGGTCAATGCCCGTTCGCTGCTGGAGGGAAGGGCGGTCGCCTACAAGATGATCGCTACGGATGTGCGCGAGCAGCCCATGGCGGTACAGCTTTTTGGCGGAGTGCCAGAGGAGATGCGCGATGCTGCGGTGATCGCTGAAGAGAAGGGTGCCCAATCGGTGGACATCAACATGGGTTGTCCGGTCAAAAAGGTGGTCAAAACCGGGAGCGGTTCTTCCATGATGAAGGATCAGGACAAGACTCGCGATTTGGTGAAAGGGATGATCGAGGCGGTCAAAATTCCCGTAACGGCTAAGATGCGACTCGGTTGGGATTCGGAAAACATCACCGCTCCCGACTTGGCCCGTACGCTGGAGGACGTGGGTGTTTCGGCGATTTTTATCCATGGCCGTACACGGGCTCAAGGATTCTCAGGCGGAGTGGATCTCGAAGGTATCCGAAAGGTGAAGGAAGCGGTGAAAACGATTCCTGTGATAGGAAATGGGGATGTGACTACCCCGGAGGCTGCCAGAATCATGCTGGAGCGGACTGGATGCGACGGAGTGAGCATTGGCCGCGGCGCGTTCTACAACCCTTGGATTTTCATGCAGACTCGCCACCACCTCGATACGGGCGAGCTAATGCCGGATCCCACTTTCGAGCAGCGGGTTGAATTGATGCGAGAGCACTTGGCCCGTATGATCGAATTCTATGGAGAACTGAAAGGCTGCATCCAATTTCGAAAGGTCGCAGTCTGGTATGCCAAACGTTTTGGACCTTCCAAGTTCTTCAAGGATCGGGCCGTGCGTCTTGCGAGCATGGAGCATTTTGAGGAAATCATGGCCGATTATCGGCAGTGGCGGCTTCGGTTTTGCGACGAAAGCGGAGAGCTGCAGGAAAAGTACCGTCCGGTCGATCCCTACTCGTCTATTACGCACGGCGTGCCGGAGAACCAGGATGCGATTAAGGTGCCGAAGGGGCCGGTCTCGAACTGGTAG
- a CDS encoding RluA family pseudouridine synthase, with product MDEQSLILYESAGFVVANKPSGMLCEGGANREIDLEQEVSSRVGRQVWCCHRLDRLTSGVVVLRKGKRLAKELAVQFEGRQIRKEYWLLADGVWDKSIQRVETRIAPVGKGRHANVDVGGKPAISTFQVLGIDGSNRISYLRGLLKTGRTHQLRLHAQHAGCPILGDPFYGSPREDKLFGLHGRSLKMKHPETGEPLSFQAPPPSIWAEALRGSEVLLY from the coding sequence ATGGACGAGCAATCTCTTATTCTCTATGAGTCAGCAGGTTTTGTTGTCGCGAACAAGCCTTCTGGAATGCTGTGCGAGGGTGGTGCCAATCGGGAGATCGATTTAGAGCAGGAGGTATCCAGTCGAGTGGGACGTCAAGTATGGTGCTGTCATCGCCTTGATCGTCTGACCAGTGGAGTTGTCGTCTTGCGCAAAGGGAAAAGGCTAGCAAAGGAACTGGCGGTCCAATTTGAAGGCAGGCAGATTCGTAAGGAGTACTGGCTGCTAGCGGATGGTGTCTGGGATAAGAGTATTCAACGAGTGGAGACTCGGATCGCTCCAGTCGGCAAAGGGAGACATGCCAATGTAGATGTAGGTGGAAAACCTGCGATCAGTACCTTTCAGGTTTTGGGAATCGATGGTTCCAATCGAATTTCGTATTTGAGAGGGTTGCTCAAAACGGGACGCACTCATCAATTAAGGCTCCATGCTCAACATGCAGGCTGCCCGATTTTGGGTGATCCTTTTTACGGAAGTCCACGGGAAGACAAGCTATTCGGTTTACATGGACGCTCCCTCAAGATGAAGCATCCCGAAACTGGCGAGCCTCTATCTTTCCAAGCTCCTCCACCTTCGATCTGGGCGGAGGCGCTCAGAGGCTCAGAAGTGCTTTTGTATTAG
- a CDS encoding TlpA family protein disulfide reductase, whose protein sequence is MNLFNSLRASTLFAAVTLLFSAAFAGEAEHDELVAAASDKDADFEAALQESIDAGMPSDWILEAEIVRMLSTGDLAMMPDLIERIDSVGDEFRFGVDRSFYSTEQLAGFADTLRCVTAYRAGDKEAFEEYAIKSYAKAPGFNSIFGIGDLLARQKMEAAQQAAMADFKVPMDMVLANVEGDSKTIAEWMGDDKAMLVDFWASWCGPCIRLMPKLKEKQSSLSEQGIFVAGVNTDRNEQLESAVKVREREEMESVPWLLDRNGGDLSGLLMVDSIPRMVLIDRDGSVLYNGHPSDPSLGDALAQLGVELH, encoded by the coding sequence ATGAATTTGTTCAACTCATTGCGAGCCTCGACCCTGTTCGCGGCTGTCACCCTATTGTTTAGCGCAGCCTTCGCCGGAGAAGCGGAGCATGATGAATTGGTCGCTGCAGCGAGCGATAAAGATGCAGACTTCGAGGCTGCGTTGCAGGAGTCGATCGATGCCGGCATGCCTAGCGATTGGATACTCGAAGCAGAGATTGTACGCATGCTCTCGACTGGCGATCTCGCCATGATGCCAGATTTGATCGAACGCATCGACTCGGTTGGCGATGAGTTCCGGTTCGGCGTTGACCGTTCTTTCTACTCTACCGAGCAGCTAGCAGGCTTTGCTGATACCTTGCGTTGTGTGACCGCCTACAGAGCGGGCGACAAGGAAGCGTTCGAAGAGTATGCGATCAAGTCCTACGCCAAGGCGCCCGGATTCAATTCCATTTTTGGGATTGGCGATCTTCTAGCCCGCCAGAAAATGGAGGCGGCTCAGCAGGCTGCGATGGCGGACTTCAAAGTGCCGATGGACATGGTTTTGGCCAATGTGGAAGGTGATAGCAAAACCATAGCGGAGTGGATGGGGGACGACAAGGCGATGCTCGTCGATTTTTGGGCCAGCTGGTGCGGTCCCTGTATCCGCTTGATGCCGAAGCTGAAGGAAAAGCAAAGCTCGCTCTCCGAGCAGGGGATTTTCGTGGCGGGAGTTAATACGGACCGCAACGAGCAATTGGAGAGCGCGGTAAAGGTTCGCGAGCGCGAGGAAATGGAATCGGTTCCCTGGCTACTGGATCGCAATGGGGGCGATTTGAGCGGATTGCTCATGGTAGACTCCATCCCTCGCATGGTACTTATCGACCGCGACGGTTCGGTGCTCTACAACGGGCACCCGTCTGATCCTTCCTTGGGCGACGCTTTGGCCCAGCTTGGCGTAGAGCTGCACTAG
- a CDS encoding SelT/SelW/SelH family protein, with protein MHRSPRVSILYCSQCNWMLRASWLAQELLHTFGQDLGEVALQPGTGGIMEIRLDEELIFSRKEVGRFPESKELKQLIRDRIDPERSLGHSDR; from the coding sequence ATGCATCGATCCCCTCGTGTATCCATACTCTACTGCAGTCAGTGCAACTGGATGCTACGTGCCTCTTGGCTGGCCCAAGAGCTCTTGCACACTTTCGGACAGGACTTGGGCGAAGTCGCTCTGCAACCGGGTACGGGTGGAATCATGGAGATCCGTTTGGACGAAGAACTTATATTCTCCCGAAAGGAAGTCGGGCGCTTTCCCGAATCTAAAGAACTAAAGCAGCTGATTCGCGACAGGATCGACCCAGAACGGTCACTCGGACACAGTGACCGGTAG
- a CDS encoding Spx/MgsR family RNA polymerase-binding regulatory protein, giving the protein MVKLYMYKGCSGCRKAKKWLEGKGVDFEEVAIREISPSKTELQEALAAHEFNLKKLFNVSGGDYRSLGLKDKLPSLEVEEAYELLQSNGNLVKRPFLATDKGCVSGFDEAIWSSLVS; this is encoded by the coding sequence ATGGTTAAGCTTTACATGTACAAGGGATGCAGCGGCTGTCGCAAGGCGAAGAAGTGGCTTGAAGGGAAGGGAGTCGATTTCGAGGAAGTCGCAATTAGGGAAATTTCTCCGAGCAAGACTGAACTTCAAGAAGCATTGGCCGCTCATGAGTTTAATCTCAAAAAGCTATTCAATGTGTCCGGAGGGGATTATCGCAGCCTGGGTCTTAAGGACAAGCTGCCTAGTCTTGAGGTGGAGGAAGCGTATGAGCTGCTGCAGTCTAACGGAAACTTGGTGAAACGCCCTTTCTTGGCTACTGACAAAGGGTGCGTGAGCGGATTCGACGAGGCGATCTGGAGCTCTTTGGTTTCATAG
- a CDS encoding class I SAM-dependent methyltransferase has translation MSLLPPAPARILDLGVGTGWTSTFLSLAGYDVVGVDIAEDMIEIAWANKERYGAERLEFVVSDYETLGFYEEFDGAVFYDSLHHAVDDRAALDCAYRALKQGGVLVCHEPASGHAKAEESVKARELYDVTERDMPPKQIIDVGLEVGFESHELYSHSWEPEKIGPVKGLDAICRLYWEKLMGFFGAWGESRKNYERRKMVVLKK, from the coding sequence ATGTCATTGTTGCCACCGGCTCCTGCGAGGATTCTAGATCTGGGAGTGGGAACTGGTTGGACGAGCACGTTTTTGAGCCTAGCGGGTTATGATGTGGTGGGCGTTGATATTGCGGAGGATATGATCGAAATTGCTTGGGCCAACAAGGAGCGATATGGTGCCGAGAGGCTCGAGTTTGTCGTGTCAGATTACGAAACTCTTGGTTTTTATGAGGAGTTTGATGGAGCCGTTTTCTATGATTCTCTACATCATGCGGTTGATGATCGGGCTGCGTTGGACTGTGCCTATCGAGCCTTGAAGCAGGGTGGCGTGTTAGTTTGTCACGAGCCCGCATCAGGGCACGCGAAGGCGGAAGAATCTGTAAAAGCGAGGGAGCTTTACGATGTTACAGAGAGAGATATGCCGCCCAAGCAGATTATTGATGTGGGACTTGAGGTTGGTTTCGAATCGCACGAATTGTATTCGCACTCTTGGGAACCAGAAAAGATTGGACCAGTGAAAGGTTTAGATGCCATTTGCCGCCTTTACTGGGAGAAGCTCATGGGCTTTTTCGGGGCTTGGGGTGAAAGTCGAAAAAACTACGAGCGACGAAAAATGGTGGTTTTGAAGAAGTAG
- a CDS encoding carbonic anhydrase family protein: protein MRQTSILAIAASLVCATLTFADDHATENKNLPVTKAEQDALNPDKVLEDLKEGNERYKNGNHTDLNTKARVKAAQKGQFPKAYVLSCVDSRVPVESIFDQGIGDIFVGRVAGNVENEDQLGSMEYAAAAAGVKLIVVMGHESCGAVKGACDDVRLGNLTLLIEKIAPAVNSVEGYEEQEMSSKNKSFVSEVVHTNVERTVQDIRDRSPLLANMELEGKIKIIGAYYSLKDGSVTFME from the coding sequence ATGAGACAAACATCTATCCTAGCAATCGCAGCATCTCTCGTGTGCGCCACTTTGACCTTCGCAGACGATCATGCTACAGAAAACAAAAACCTGCCCGTCACCAAGGCTGAGCAGGACGCCCTCAATCCCGATAAGGTTCTCGAGGACCTTAAGGAGGGGAACGAAAGGTACAAGAACGGCAATCATACGGATCTGAACACCAAAGCACGTGTGAAGGCCGCCCAAAAAGGCCAGTTTCCTAAAGCCTACGTACTATCGTGTGTCGATTCGCGAGTACCCGTCGAAAGTATTTTCGATCAAGGGATTGGGGACATCTTCGTGGGGCGAGTTGCAGGAAACGTAGAAAACGAAGACCAGCTCGGCTCCATGGAATACGCCGCTGCCGCCGCCGGAGTAAAACTCATCGTGGTGATGGGTCACGAGTCTTGCGGCGCAGTGAAAGGGGCCTGCGACGATGTCAGGCTAGGTAACTTGACTCTGCTGATAGAAAAAATAGCCCCGGCCGTGAATTCTGTAGAAGGCTATGAGGAACAAGAGATGAGCTCAAAAAACAAGTCATTTGTATCGGAAGTTGTGCACACAAACGTAGAGCGGACGGTCCAAGACATCCGCGACCGTAGCCCCCTTCTGGCCAACATGGAACTTGAAGGGAAAATCAAGATAATCGGAGCGTACTATTCCCTCAAGGACGGCTCGGTAACCTTTATGGAATAA
- a CDS encoding ATP-binding protein yields the protein MTDKFLKNQIRWLIHSLAVVLLIGFGGYQFVVKHIIIESEVERLELRMADPTANVNQGLELYRVLTDGTLASDKEASVGSLSAQETLDLVFESQKEGGAYAHGWVYWSRPNKLGTESASGWLLGRFDASKRLARAAVATALVLIIAWGILGVLFYIFQRRLAEALAGEIETIRERLGIERAEKKQGVLSNLRTLASTLVQTRAQEDQLMQEMGRFTAIAFNAKEGIFLCNSDGQIQWANAGFEKMIGFSLEHIQESEPFFHIRPDLNDPLYIARIAQALSASSSVSLEFYGERKDGVGYWATLELRPLPESGEKEKLFYGIQTDITEQRKATMELEEVSRRFALAMESANVGIWDWDVKRDELVWDEHTYELYGVSCRNFDPSYRSWMACMDPEDSNRVLRLIDQSLAKGKNLEVVACIRKPDGSRAYIRSVARAFLNDHGEVQRYLGIASDVTEEHIAKHSLIEQKDEAETLAVQLANAVKESKKAALEADKATRAKSAFLAMMSHEIRTPMNGVIGMASLLLETELDEHQRDYLNTIRISGDTLLTLINDILDYSKIESGKLDIEKATFSVRDCVEEAADLLASKAAEKGIDLLCRVDLNTPSEVVGDITRLRQILVNLIGNAVKFTEVGEVEVCVHAPLNGKIHFSVRDTGIGIPADRINRLFEVFSQVDSSTTRKYGGSGLGLSISKQLANLMGGEMWVESSLGKGSVFHFDIAFDDLASAPADSVFSKQAELDGMTALLVEPNAVLRDYLSNLLSAWGLRPHIVPSIDRLTSGENRGKEFDFLVLDGADPTVAETHCVELLDTLTSKAKMVVNLLDHGSSPSKNRGAQSIFKPCRVGSLLEALQSFDRKRLSESRLSVSKDIVSDSGFAASLPLRILVADDNSVNQKVARMMLKKFGYHADLVANGVEAVEAVKRHDYDLIFMDCQMPEMDGFEATRIIRDIEADRSTPRRCFVYALTANVRGDSLEMSKDAGMDGFLAKPIKLVDIKNALTEISLEIASRN from the coding sequence ATGACCGATAAGTTTCTAAAAAACCAAATCCGGTGGCTGATCCACTCTCTCGCCGTCGTACTTTTGATCGGATTTGGAGGTTACCAATTCGTTGTTAAGCATATCATCATCGAGTCTGAGGTGGAGCGTTTGGAGCTGCGTATGGCAGACCCCACCGCGAACGTGAACCAAGGCTTGGAGCTTTATCGCGTGCTGACAGATGGAACTTTGGCGTCCGATAAGGAAGCAAGTGTGGGTTCTCTGAGCGCGCAGGAGACTTTGGATTTGGTTTTCGAAAGTCAAAAGGAGGGAGGAGCCTACGCCCACGGTTGGGTCTACTGGTCTCGCCCGAACAAGTTGGGAACAGAGTCTGCCAGCGGTTGGCTTCTGGGTCGGTTTGACGCGAGCAAGAGGCTTGCTCGAGCGGCTGTCGCTACCGCATTGGTTTTGATTATCGCATGGGGGATTTTGGGTGTCCTGTTTTATATTTTCCAACGACGTCTGGCAGAGGCTTTGGCCGGCGAGATAGAGACGATTCGTGAACGTCTAGGCATAGAGCGTGCGGAAAAGAAGCAGGGGGTTCTCAGCAATCTTAGAACCTTGGCCTCGACCTTGGTTCAGACTAGGGCTCAAGAAGACCAGTTGATGCAGGAAATGGGTCGCTTTACCGCGATCGCCTTCAATGCGAAAGAGGGGATTTTTCTCTGTAATTCCGATGGCCAAATTCAGTGGGCTAATGCCGGTTTTGAGAAAATGATCGGGTTTAGCTTGGAGCATATTCAAGAGAGCGAGCCTTTTTTCCATATTCGACCTGACCTGAACGACCCGCTTTACATTGCTCGGATTGCTCAGGCGCTATCTGCGAGTTCCAGCGTTTCCCTTGAATTTTATGGCGAACGAAAAGATGGAGTTGGCTATTGGGCCACACTCGAGCTCAGACCGCTTCCCGAATCGGGAGAGAAAGAGAAACTCTTCTACGGAATCCAGACCGATATCACGGAGCAGAGAAAAGCAACGATGGAACTGGAAGAGGTTTCCCGTCGGTTCGCCCTTGCGATGGAGAGCGCCAATGTCGGGATTTGGGATTGGGATGTGAAGCGAGACGAGCTCGTTTGGGACGAGCACACTTATGAGCTTTATGGGGTGTCTTGTCGTAACTTCGACCCAAGTTACCGCTCGTGGATGGCCTGTATGGATCCCGAGGATTCCAACCGTGTTTTGCGTTTGATCGACCAGTCCCTTGCCAAGGGTAAGAACTTAGAGGTTGTGGCCTGTATTCGTAAACCGGATGGTTCGCGGGCATATATTCGCAGTGTGGCGAGAGCTTTTCTTAACGACCATGGGGAAGTGCAACGGTACTTGGGTATCGCTTCTGATGTGACGGAAGAGCACATTGCGAAGCACAGTCTTATCGAGCAAAAGGATGAGGCGGAGACGCTGGCCGTGCAATTGGCGAATGCGGTGAAGGAATCGAAAAAGGCTGCCTTGGAGGCCGATAAAGCGACTCGGGCGAAAAGCGCTTTCCTCGCCATGATGAGCCATGAGATTCGCACGCCAATGAACGGCGTGATCGGGATGGCTAGTCTGCTGCTTGAGACGGAGCTGGATGAACATCAACGTGATTATCTGAATACAATCCGCATAAGCGGCGACACGCTTCTCACGCTCATCAACGACATTCTGGATTACTCCAAGATCGAGAGCGGAAAGCTGGATATCGAGAAAGCGACTTTTAGTGTACGGGACTGCGTAGAGGAAGCGGCGGACTTGCTTGCTTCTAAGGCTGCTGAGAAGGGGATTGATTTGCTTTGTCGTGTAGATCTGAATACACCGAGTGAAGTGGTGGGAGACATCACCCGACTCCGTCAGATTCTCGTCAATCTAATCGGCAATGCGGTCAAGTTCACTGAAGTCGGCGAGGTTGAAGTTTGCGTGCACGCTCCACTCAACGGGAAGATTCACTTTTCGGTAAGAGACACCGGTATTGGAATACCTGCCGATCGTATTAATCGCCTTTTCGAAGTCTTTTCTCAGGTCGACTCATCGACTACCCGCAAATACGGTGGTTCGGGACTCGGGCTCTCGATTAGCAAGCAGCTCGCTAACTTGATGGGCGGAGAAATGTGGGTAGAAAGCTCTTTGGGCAAGGGGTCTGTCTTCCACTTTGACATAGCCTTCGACGACTTGGCTTCTGCACCTGCAGACTCGGTCTTTTCCAAGCAAGCTGAGCTCGACGGAATGACGGCTCTCCTCGTAGAGCCCAATGCAGTGTTGAGGGATTACCTCAGCAACTTGCTGAGCGCTTGGGGCTTGCGGCCTCACATTGTGCCTTCGATTGACAGACTTACAAGTGGCGAGAATCGGGGTAAGGAATTCGATTTCTTGGTGCTTGATGGAGCCGACCCAACGGTGGCGGAGACACACTGTGTCGAGTTGCTGGATACGTTGACTAGTAAGGCCAAAATGGTGGTGAATCTTTTGGATCACGGCTCCTCGCCTAGCAAGAACCGTGGAGCGCAGAGCATCTTTAAACCGTGTCGAGTCGGGTCTTTGTTAGAGGCTTTGCAGTCTTTTGACCGGAAGCGATTGTCAGAATCGCGTCTCAGCGTATCCAAAGATATCGTTTCTGACTCAGGGTTTGCGGCTTCGTTGCCTCTGCGGATACTAGTGGCGGACGATAATTCGGTTAATCAAAAGGTCGCTCGCATGATGCTGAAGAAATTTGGCTATCACGCGGACCTAGTGGCAAACGGGGTCGAGGCCGTGGAAGCGGTTAAGCGCCATGATTATGACTTGATCTTCATGGATTGCCAGATGCCGGAAATGGATGGTTTTGAGGCTACCCGTATCATCCGTGATATCGAAGCTGATCGTTCCACTCCCCGCCGTTGTTTTGTCTACGCCCTAACCGCAAACGTCCGAGGCGATTCGCTCGAAATGTCGAAAGACGCAGGAATGGACGGCTTCCTTGCCAAGCCTATCAAGCTGGTAGATATCAAGAATGCTCTAACAGAGATTTCTCTGGAGATCGCTTCGAGAAATTAG
- a CDS encoding inositol monophosphatase family protein, producing the protein MSTQIEIFRQLLCKLGQEIRDTLYQHQQRNTEELSAIAAKTQADTIYEIDKVSEELILAWLKENWPAHSPVRLIMEGIEDDQFVTFPANAEKNELLHQLIIDPIDGTRGLMYDKRPAWALIGLAPHILERQVTLEDIEVAVMTELPTSKQFISEQLSATRFSDGETAFYRVSKNLISNEEHEVPHRLSKATDLKHGFASIAKFFPQCKAALAQFEEELYAELTPENETQEALIFDDQYISTGGQLYELIAGHDRLVIDVRPLAFEKANLPLALSCHPYDLCTALVAKAAGVVIELPGQETLDIPLDTTTPVSWIAYANPMLAEKIRPVVSRLIQKHF; encoded by the coding sequence ATGAGCACTCAGATCGAAATCTTCCGCCAATTGCTTTGCAAATTGGGCCAAGAAATCCGCGATACCCTCTATCAACACCAACAACGGAATACGGAAGAGTTGTCGGCCATAGCAGCAAAGACCCAGGCCGACACCATCTACGAAATCGACAAGGTTAGCGAAGAGCTAATCCTGGCTTGGCTAAAAGAGAATTGGCCCGCACACAGTCCGGTACGGCTCATCATGGAAGGAATCGAGGACGACCAGTTCGTGACCTTCCCAGCTAACGCTGAAAAGAACGAACTCCTCCACCAACTCATAATCGACCCCATCGACGGTACGCGAGGCCTCATGTACGACAAACGACCTGCCTGGGCGCTGATTGGCCTCGCTCCCCACATCCTCGAAAGACAAGTCACCCTAGAGGATATCGAGGTAGCCGTCATGACAGAGCTTCCCACCTCCAAACAATTCATATCCGAACAGCTGAGTGCCACACGCTTCAGTGACGGGGAGACCGCCTTTTACCGCGTATCCAAAAACCTAATTTCCAACGAGGAACACGAGGTCCCTCACCGGCTTTCCAAAGCCACCGACTTGAAGCATGGGTTCGCCTCCATAGCTAAATTCTTCCCGCAATGCAAAGCGGCTCTCGCGCAGTTCGAAGAGGAGCTCTACGCGGAGTTGACCCCCGAAAACGAAACCCAGGAAGCCCTCATTTTCGATGACCAGTACATTTCAACCGGAGGGCAACTCTACGAGCTAATCGCCGGCCACGACAGGCTCGTTATCGACGTCCGACCGCTCGCCTTCGAAAAGGCAAATTTGCCGCTGGCCCTAAGCTGCCACCCCTACGACTTGTGTACCGCTCTAGTGGCAAAAGCAGCCGGGGTAGTGATCGAGCTGCCGGGTCAAGAAACGCTAGACATCCCACTGGATACGACCACTCCCGTGAGCTGGATCGCCTACGCCAACCCAATGCTAGCCGAAAAGATACGCCCCGTAGTCAGCCGGCTAATACAAAAGCACTTCTGA
- the recQ gene encoding DNA helicase RecQ: MPALSKDRVHSTLKKYFGHDSFRPLQADIVDDALQGRDVFALLPTGGGKSLCYQLPAVLSEGLTVVISPLIALMKDQVDGLTENGISATYLNSSLGKKEAAQRYAKLFAGDYQVLYVAPERLMLGGFLEDLKKWKVCRFAVDEAHCISEWGHDFRPEYRQLAELRRRFPDTPFMALTATATDRVREDIVKQLKLRQPTNYVASFNRPNLSYRIEQKQAVFRQILKFVQARPFDSGIIYCYSRKATEQTADRLRQEGIEALPYHAGMTPLQRAKNQEAFIRDEVKVVCATIAFGMGIDKPNVRYVIHQDIPKNIEGYYQETGRAGRDGLPSECVLFFSPGDVAKQLNFIAEKEAQEREVAKEQLRQMVNYAESSRCRRVELLAYFSEVWTEENCGNCDNCNQPKETFDGTIPAQKFMSCIFRASQVSSFGVGINHIVDILLGSRNEKVLKWGHDRLSTYNIGQEHKRAEWQAFGRELIRKEYVFQDPDAFGALSLTSKGKSALRDRSPITLTKLPVSANALQRDRNRSKGGIECNEDLFSILRSLRKEIADEQGVPPYIVFSDVTLREMARYFPANEDKLSEISGVGYKKLDAYGEAFLEAITEFIIANPDAPEEFR, translated from the coding sequence GTGCCTGCCCTTTCAAAAGATCGCGTCCATTCCACCCTAAAAAAATACTTTGGGCACGACTCCTTCCGCCCCTTGCAAGCGGATATTGTAGATGACGCCTTGCAGGGTCGCGACGTGTTTGCGCTCCTCCCCACAGGCGGCGGCAAGTCGCTTTGCTATCAATTGCCAGCGGTCCTATCGGAAGGACTAACCGTGGTCATCTCACCCTTGATCGCCTTGATGAAAGACCAGGTGGACGGCTTGACCGAAAACGGTATCTCCGCCACTTACCTGAATTCCTCGCTAGGCAAAAAAGAAGCCGCCCAACGCTACGCAAAACTATTTGCGGGAGACTACCAAGTTCTCTACGTCGCCCCCGAACGGCTGATGCTGGGAGGCTTTCTTGAAGACCTCAAGAAGTGGAAGGTCTGTCGCTTCGCAGTCGACGAGGCACACTGCATATCCGAGTGGGGCCACGACTTCCGCCCGGAGTATCGGCAACTCGCGGAGCTACGACGTCGTTTTCCGGATACGCCATTCATGGCCCTCACCGCTACCGCCACAGACCGGGTGCGAGAGGATATCGTCAAGCAACTTAAGCTCCGCCAACCGACCAACTATGTCGCTTCATTTAACCGGCCAAACCTGAGCTACCGGATCGAGCAGAAACAAGCGGTCTTTCGCCAAATCCTCAAATTCGTGCAAGCCCGCCCCTTTGACTCGGGCATCATCTACTGCTACTCGCGCAAAGCGACTGAACAAACCGCAGACCGCTTGCGCCAAGAGGGAATCGAAGCCCTCCCCTATCATGCAGGTATGACGCCCTTGCAGAGAGCGAAAAACCAGGAGGCGTTTATCCGCGACGAAGTCAAAGTCGTTTGCGCCACCATCGCCTTCGGGATGGGAATCGACAAACCGAATGTCCGCTACGTCATCCATCAAGACATTCCCAAGAACATCGAAGGTTACTATCAAGAAACCGGACGAGCTGGACGCGATGGGCTACCTTCCGAATGCGTCCTCTTCTTTTCTCCCGGAGACGTAGCCAAACAACTTAACTTCATCGCCGAAAAAGAAGCGCAAGAGCGGGAAGTAGCCAAAGAGCAACTACGCCAGATGGTCAACTACGCGGAATCTTCCCGATGCCGCAGAGTCGAGCTGCTGGCCTACTTTTCTGAAGTCTGGACCGAGGAAAATTGCGGCAATTGCGACAACTGCAACCAGCCTAAAGAAACTTTCGACGGCACCATACCCGCCCAAAAATTCATGTCCTGCATTTTCCGGGCAAGCCAAGTTTCGAGCTTTGGCGTCGGTATCAACCACATCGTGGATATATTGCTAGGTTCCCGAAACGAAAAGGTCCTCAAATGGGGGCACGACCGACTATCAACCTACAACATCGGGCAAGAACATAAGCGTGCCGAATGGCAAGCCTTCGGCCGAGAGCTCATTCGCAAGGAATACGTCTTTCAAGATCCAGATGCATTTGGAGCGTTGAGCCTAACCAGCAAAGGAAAGTCCGCCCTGCGTGACCGCTCTCCCATTACGCTGACGAAATTACCCGTATCCGCGAACGCGCTACAGCGAGACCGCAATCGTTCAAAAGGTGGTATCGAGTGCAACGAAGACCTTTTCTCCATCCTCCGCAGCTTGCGCAAAGAGATCGCCGACGAACAAGGAGTCCCTCCCTACATCGTCTTCTCTGATGTTACGCTACGAGAAATGGCACGCTATTTTCCCGCCAATGAAGACAAGCTCTCCGAGATATCGGGAGTCGGCTATAAGAAGTTGGACGCTTACGGGGAAGCTTTCCTCGAAGCGATCACCGAATTCATCATCGCCAACCCAGACGCCCCCGAAGAGTTTCGGTAA